The following proteins are encoded in a genomic region of Chryseobacterium cucumeris:
- the ccoN gene encoding cytochrome-c oxidase, cbb3-type subunit I produces METQKFSYDNSIVRAFLYATLVFGLIGFTFGLTAALMLFYPELPEFFFGTDDTTIKSLASGNIEGLINTHGAFGFGRIRMLHTNTVIFAFVCNIVYTGIYYSLQRLLKTRMYSDTLSWLHFWTWQFMIVATFVTFFMGINTSKEYAEHEWPIDILIAFSWIIFGINMFLTISKRRVRHLYVAIWFYIGTWIAVAMLHIFNNLEVPLSFTGWKSYSAYAGVKDAIVQWWYGHNAVAFVLTTPVLGLMYYFLPKAADRPVFSYKLSIIHFWSLIFVYIWAGPHHLQYTALPAWAQAVGTGFSIMLIAPSWGGMLNGLLTLRGAWDKVRENPILKFFVVAVTCYGMATFEGPLLATKNINKIGHFTDWVIGHVHLGALGWNGFMAFGVIYYLVPIMWRTKLWSVKLANWHFWLGTLGIIFYAVPMYISGFTQGLMWKQFNPDGTLLWKNWLDTVTAIIPYFKMRFVGGLFYISGSILMIVNVIATVRKGSFQKEVPAEAPALANISKNRKEGEGTHLWLERTPVLLGILSFITISIGSSIEIIPTLSLKKSVPTISAVKPYSPLELEGRDIYIREGCNACHSQMIRPFRDEITRFNGKNGQYSKAGEFVYDRPFLWGSKRTGPDLHREGGKNPSSWHYKHMYNPRSTSAGSIMPRYPWLIATDLDRTKMVDKMKLMKNVFDVPYTKAEIDSADKWANNQSAKIVKDIFSEANDLKQAYAKRPQGELEKKEIVALISYLQRLGTDIKTTEIKTASNN; encoded by the coding sequence ATGGAAACACAGAAGTTTAGTTATGACAATAGTATTGTCCGTGCGTTCCTTTATGCGACCTTAGTTTTCGGTCTCATCGGATTTACGTTCGGGCTTACGGCGGCATTAATGCTTTTCTACCCTGAATTACCTGAATTCTTTTTCGGGACGGATGACACAACCATTAAAAGTTTGGCATCTGGTAATATTGAAGGGTTAATAAACACTCATGGTGCATTTGGTTTTGGTAGAATCAGGATGCTGCACACCAATACCGTAATCTTTGCATTCGTTTGTAACATCGTTTACACGGGTATTTATTACTCATTACAAAGATTATTAAAAACAAGAATGTACAGTGACACCTTGTCTTGGCTACATTTCTGGACCTGGCAGTTTATGATCGTTGCTACGTTCGTTACATTCTTTATGGGGATTAATACCTCTAAAGAATATGCTGAACACGAGTGGCCGATCGACATATTGATCGCATTCTCATGGATCATTTTTGGTATCAATATGTTCCTGACTATTTCTAAGAGAAGAGTGAGACACCTTTATGTAGCCATCTGGTTCTACATCGGTACCTGGATTGCAGTAGCAATGCTTCACATCTTCAACAACCTTGAAGTACCTTTATCTTTCACAGGCTGGAAATCTTATTCAGCATATGCAGGGGTAAAAGATGCTATTGTACAGTGGTGGTATGGACACAATGCGGTTGCATTCGTATTGACGACTCCGGTTCTTGGTTTAATGTATTACTTCCTTCCGAAGGCTGCAGACAGACCGGTATTCTCTTATAAACTGTCTATTATTCACTTCTGGTCATTAATTTTCGTATATATCTGGGCTGGTCCTCACCACCTTCAGTATACAGCTCTTCCGGCTTGGGCTCAGGCGGTAGGAACAGGTTTCTCTATCATGCTTATTGCACCATCATGGGGAGGTATGTTAAATGGTCTTCTTACGCTGAGAGGAGCTTGGGATAAAGTAAGAGAAAATCCTATCCTTAAGTTCTTCGTAGTAGCTGTTACCTGTTATGGTATGGCAACGTTTGAAGGACCGCTTTTGGCAACTAAAAACATCAACAAAATTGGTCACTTTACAGACTGGGTTATCGGTCACGTACACTTAGGAGCTCTTGGATGGAATGGTTTCATGGCATTCGGGGTTATCTATTACCTGGTACCAATCATGTGGAGAACAAAACTTTGGTCTGTAAAATTAGCTAACTGGCATTTCTGGTTAGGTACTTTAGGAATCATTTTCTATGCAGTTCCAATGTATATTTCAGGATTTACACAAGGATTAATGTGGAAGCAGTTCAACCCGGATGGAACCTTATTATGGAAAAACTGGCTGGATACGGTAACGGCAATTATTCCTTACTTCAAAATGAGATTCGTAGGAGGTTTATTCTATATCTCAGGATCTATCCTGATGATTGTAAACGTAATTGCTACAGTAAGAAAAGGATCATTCCAGAAAGAAGTTCCTGCTGAAGCTCCAGCGTTGGCAAACATCAGCAAAAACAGAAAAGAAGGAGAAGGTACTCACCTTTGGCTGGAAAGAACTCCGGTATTATTAGGTATCTTATCTTTCATCACGATATCAATCGGTAGTTCAATTGAAATTATTCCAACACTATCTCTTAAGAAAAGTGTACCTACGATTTCTGCGGTAAAACCTTATTCACCGCTGGAACTTGAAGGTAGAGATATTTATATCCGTGAAGGATGTAACGCTTGTCACTCTCAGATGATCAGACCGTTCAGAGATGAGATCACAAGATTCAACGGTAAAAACGGACAGTACTCCAAAGCTGGAGAATTCGTATACGACAGACCATTCCTATGGGGTTCTAAGAGAACAGGACCGGATTTACATAGAGAAGGAGGTAAAAACCCAAGTTCTTGGCACTACAAACACATGTATAACCCAAGATCTACTTCTGCTGGTTCTATCATGCCTCGTTACCCTTGGTTAATTGCTACTGACTTAGACAGAACTAAGATGGTAGACAAGATGAAGCTGATGAAGAATGTGTTTGATGTACCTTATACTAAGGCTGAAATCGATTCTGCAGACAAATGGGCTAACAACCAATCGGCAAAAATTGTGAAAGATATCTTCTCTGAAGCTAATGACCTTAAGCAGGCTTATGCTAAGAGACCTCAGGGAGAACTAGAGAAAAAAGAAATTGTAGCTCTTATTTCTTATCTTCAAAGATTAGGTACAGATATCAAAACAACTGAAATCAAAACAGCAAGTAATAACTAA
- a CDS encoding cbb3-type cytochrome oxidase subunit 3, producing the protein MIPQNFKDILSNTENAGFYQTLALIFFMLFFIALVIYVFSRPKKYYKEEEEAPLGDDEDDDFNLKN; encoded by the coding sequence ATGATTCCTCAGAACTTTAAAGATATATTATCCAATACTGAAAATGCTGGCTTCTACCAGACACTGGCTCTGATTTTCTTTATGCTGTTCTTCATAGCTTTAGTAATCTATGTTTTTAGCAGACCTAAAAAATATTACAAAGAAGAAGAAGAGGCACCTCTTGGGGATGATGAAGATGACGATTTTAATTTAAAAAATTAA
- a CDS encoding cbb3-type cytochrome c oxidase N-terminal domain-containing protein, whose protein sequence is MKQRTPVVINILIIIGLLIVFYYLFVQSYAFLSSPYFWGTVVIAGILAYIHGAIGDLIENNKFKKLSPEEKAAYLAEKKVPYFKRLYQSAFKKQSASEEKDILIDHGFDGIMELDNQLPKWWVGLFYFGTAFCIVYIAAYSFTDFAHPLSEYEKEYKEQLASIEEYQKSQPPVTIETAKYSADNIAEGKELFKTNCASCHKEDGSGGIGPNLTDNYWINQPEKTLFKNVFHMDWNGSPTNPAMRAFGKNGEVSGAEIEKIAAYVYHINQEQPPVTPAQGGAAPQGTEAHWEKE, encoded by the coding sequence ATGAAACAAAGAACACCTGTTGTTATAAACATCTTAATAATAATCGGACTTTTAATAGTTTTTTATTATTTATTTGTACAGAGCTACGCGTTCCTTTCTTCACCTTACTTCTGGGGAACTGTTGTGATCGCTGGTATCCTGGCTTACATTCATGGAGCTATCGGAGACCTTATTGAGAACAACAAATTCAAGAAATTATCTCCTGAGGAAAAGGCAGCTTATTTAGCTGAAAAGAAAGTTCCTTATTTCAAAAGATTGTACCAAAGTGCATTCAAAAAGCAATCTGCTTCTGAAGAAAAGGATATCCTTATCGACCACGGTTTCGACGGAATCATGGAGCTGGATAACCAATTACCAAAATGGTGGGTAGGTTTATTCTATTTTGGGACCGCTTTTTGTATTGTATATATTGCAGCTTACTCTTTCACAGACTTCGCTCACCCGTTAAGCGAATATGAAAAAGAATATAAAGAGCAGTTGGCAAGTATTGAAGAATATCAGAAATCTCAGCCTCCTGTAACGATTGAAACAGCTAAGTATTCAGCTGATAACATTGCAGAAGGTAAAGAATTATTCAAAACAAACTGTGCATCTTGTCACAAAGAAGACGGTAGTGGAGGTATCGGGCCAAACCTTACTGATAACTACTGGATCAACCAGCCTGAGAAAACGTTATTCAAAAACGTATTCCATATGGACTGGAATGGTTCTCCTACTAACCCTGCCATGAGAGCATTCGGTAAAAACGGAGAAGTTTCAGGTGCAGAGATTGAGAAGATTGCAGCGTATGTATATCACATCAACCAGGAACAACCACCAGTGACTCCGGCTCAGGGAGGAGCAGCTCCTCAAGGAACTGAAGCGCATTGGGAAAAAGAATAA
- the ccoG gene encoding cytochrome c oxidase accessory protein CcoG: MSDIEDIEVRGGQGQVLDPETYRDSIGTMEQSGKRKWVFPRKPKGKYTNYRNIVSYLLLIIYFTLPFIKINGNPLLMFNVIDREFFIFGQPFYPQDFFILTLGAIASLIFIIVFTIAFGRIFCGWICPQTIFMESIFRKIEYLIEGDRNKQMKLDRQEWNSEKIWKRSLKWTIYVIISLIITHFMFMYIVGYEEVFKIVGEGPFAHPTNFIVMILLTAAFYFVFAWFREQVCTLVCPYGRLQGVLIDKDTINVFYDFKRGENRAKWRKGEDRKAAGKGDCIDCHQCVVVCPTGIDIRDGQQLECINCTACIDACDEVMEKVGLPKGLIRYASENEIEKETQFKFTGRMKGFSIFLLLLVGFLGYLLYSRGEMEAKFIKPAGSTFFVRDGKITNTYNYTFLNKTNEKKIVTIKVIDPAHGEITYSASSKIQVDRDKISKGTINISFPENDMKLSKQNITIGVYDMKGKLIDSYQTYFEGPFKLQF; this comes from the coding sequence ATGTCAGACATAGAAGATATAGAAGTACGCGGCGGACAGGGACAGGTTCTGGACCCTGAGACTTACAGAGATTCTATAGGGACAATGGAGCAATCCGGAAAAAGAAAATGGGTCTTTCCAAGAAAACCTAAAGGAAAGTACACCAACTATAGAAACATTGTAAGCTATTTACTATTAATTATTTATTTTACATTACCATTCATCAAAATCAATGGAAACCCATTGCTGATGTTTAATGTAATAGACAGGGAGTTTTTCATTTTTGGACAGCCTTTCTATCCACAGGACTTTTTTATCCTTACTTTAGGTGCTATTGCCTCTTTAATCTTTATTATTGTTTTTACGATTGCGTTCGGAAGAATTTTCTGCGGGTGGATCTGCCCTCAGACAATTTTTATGGAATCGATATTCCGTAAAATCGAATATCTGATTGAAGGTGACCGAAATAAGCAGATGAAGCTGGACAGACAGGAGTGGAACAGCGAGAAGATCTGGAAAAGAAGTTTGAAATGGACTATTTATGTCATCATTTCACTCATTATTACCCACTTTATGTTTATGTATATCGTAGGATATGAAGAAGTATTTAAAATTGTTGGGGAAGGGCCATTTGCACATCCTACCAATTTTATTGTAATGATTCTTCTTACCGCAGCATTTTACTTTGTATTTGCGTGGTTCAGAGAGCAGGTTTGTACATTGGTTTGTCCTTACGGAAGACTTCAGGGTGTATTGATCGATAAAGATACTATCAATGTTTTCTATGACTTCAAAAGAGGAGAAAACAGAGCAAAATGGAGAAAGGGCGAAGATCGTAAAGCTGCAGGAAAAGGTGATTGTATCGACTGCCATCAATGTGTTGTGGTATGTCCTACGGGAATTGACATCAGAGACGGACAACAGTTGGAATGTATCAACTGTACCGCATGTATTGATGCCTGCGATGAAGTAATGGAAAAAGTAGGCCTTCCGAAAGGATTGATCCGGTATGCATCTGAAAATGAAATTGAGAAAGAAACTCAGTTTAAGTTTACAGGAAGAATGAAAGGGTTCTCTATATTCCTGTTACTTCTTGTAGGATTCTTAGGATATCTTCTTTACAGCCGTGGTGAGATGGAGGCTAAATTCATTAAACCTGCGGGAAGTACATTCTTTGTGAGAGACGGTAAAATTACCAATACTTATAATTATACCTTCCTTAATAAAACGAACGAGAAAAAGATCGTTACCATTAAAGTGATTGATCCGGCACATGGTGAAATTACTTACAGTGCATCAAGCAAGATTCAGGTAGACAGAGATAAAATTTCCAAGGGAACCATCAATATCAGCTTCCCTGAAAATGATATGAAACTCTCTAAACAGAATATAACAATCGGTGTTTACGATATGAAAGGTAAGCTGATTGATTCATACCAGACTTATTTTGAAGGACCTTTTAAACTGCAATTTTAA
- a CDS encoding FixH family protein has product MKNFSWGHGVVIALLAFIVFILSMMFLFPNGQKNSEMVTDNYYEEELKYQDVIDAKKKADDLQEKPAYSQDTKGITITFPKEYNNSNTTVKFVLNRTDDQNLDIKKSVQLDASQSFTIPAQVLKVGNYTLRLSWTKDKTDYRMDYDVIWK; this is encoded by the coding sequence ATGAAGAACTTTAGTTGGGGACACGGTGTTGTAATTGCATTATTAGCATTTATAGTTTTTATATTATCCATGATGTTTCTTTTCCCGAACGGACAGAAGAATTCTGAAATGGTAACCGATAATTATTACGAAGAAGAATTGAAGTACCAGGATGTGATTGATGCTAAGAAAAAAGCAGATGATCTTCAGGAAAAACCTGCATACAGCCAGGATACCAAAGGCATTACAATTACTTTTCCAAAAGAATATAATAATTCAAATACTACGGTAAAATTTGTTTTAAACAGAACCGACGACCAGAATTTAGACATTAAAAAATCTGTACAGCTTGATGCCAGCCAGTCTTTCACCATTCCTGCACAGGTATTGAAAGTAGGAAACTATACGTTAAGATTAAGCTGGACAAAAGATAAAACAGACTACCGAATGGATTATGACGTGATATGGAAATAG
- a CDS encoding sulfite exporter TauE/SafE family protein: MEIGLIVSAIALGFASGFHCIGMCGPIALSMGLTKKQAANFYLQNLTYQFGRIFTYSLLGALLGIIGQGFEMAGFQKYLTITAGVLLIIMAVFSFGGKDFASKIPFLSKFLYSVKMNLGKLLQKADYRSRFTTGLLNGFLPCGMVYMALTASLAGGGIWQGALYMALFGLGTLPFMFAIVLAGNLMNQAFRVKVLKAVPVIMIILGGLFILRGLELGIPYVSPKAEAMTIMKDPNGAVNCH, encoded by the coding sequence ATGGAAATAGGACTTATTGTATCGGCTATTGCGTTAGGATTTGCTTCCGGTTTTCACTGTATCGGAATGTGCGGACCTATTGCTTTATCGATGGGATTAACCAAAAAACAGGCTGCCAATTTCTATCTTCAGAACCTTACTTATCAATTCGGAAGAATTTTCACCTACTCCTTATTGGGTGCTCTTCTGGGGATTATCGGGCAGGGATTTGAAATGGCAGGATTTCAGAAATATCTTACCATTACTGCCGGGGTTCTTCTGATCATTATGGCTGTATTTTCATTTGGTGGAAAAGATTTTGCTTCAAAAATTCCTTTCCTATCCAAGTTTCTGTACAGTGTAAAAATGAATTTAGGAAAATTACTTCAGAAAGCGGATTACCGTTCGAGATTTACAACAGGTCTATTAAATGGCTTTTTACCATGCGGAATGGTGTATATGGCACTTACCGCCAGCCTCGCAGGAGGAGGAATATGGCAGGGAGCTTTATATATGGCTTTATTTGGTTTGGGAACCCTTCCGTTCATGTTTGCCATTGTTTTGGCCGGAAATCTCATGAATCAGGCTTTCAGAGTAAAAGTTTTAAAAGCAGTTCCGGTGATTATGATTATTTTGGGAGGATTATTCATTCTGAGAGGTCTTGAGCTGGGAATACCGTATGTTTCTCCTAAGGCGGAAGCCATGACGATTATGAAAGATCCGAACGGAGCAGTTAACTGCCATTAA
- a CDS encoding GLPGLI family protein has translation MKKAILILFIILVSMSFLRGQTYRVDYQMTYKMDSTKDETIKKKMILDVKDDISKFYSYNLYHIDSLGTNQIRKKASDYDFAVIKNNKDKTIEKYFVIGLDRYSFKENAPKFDWKITEEVRKIHDVTCQKAKLNYKGRNWEAWFAKDIPFQEGPYIFNSLPGLIIDMRDSGNNYIFIMTELRKDVGAVDPIAETIPVTRKQLTKAYLDYYNDPYKELKAGKAVVKVVDESGRQVTPNFNQLTELKQKDIKMKNNPIELMDAIKYP, from the coding sequence ATGAAAAAAGCAATTCTGATCCTTTTTATTATTTTGGTATCCATGTCTTTTCTACGAGGACAGACATATAGGGTAGATTATCAGATGACTTATAAAATGGATTCCACTAAGGATGAAACAATTAAAAAAAAGATGATTTTGGATGTAAAAGATGATATTTCTAAATTTTACTCCTATAATTTGTATCATATTGATTCATTAGGAACTAATCAGATTAGAAAAAAGGCATCAGATTATGATTTTGCGGTAATCAAGAACAACAAGGATAAAACTATTGAAAAATATTTTGTAATAGGTCTAGACAGATATTCTTTCAAGGAAAATGCTCCTAAGTTTGATTGGAAGATTACTGAAGAAGTGAGAAAGATACATGATGTTACCTGCCAGAAAGCTAAACTAAATTATAAAGGAAGAAATTGGGAAGCATGGTTTGCAAAAGATATTCCTTTTCAGGAAGGACCTTATATTTTTAATTCTTTACCTGGTTTAATTATAGATATGAGAGATTCCGGTAATAATTATATTTTTATAATGACTGAATTGAGGAAGGATGTTGGGGCAGTGGACCCAATAGCTGAAACTATTCCCGTTACTAGAAAACAGTTAACAAAGGCTTATCTGGACTACTATAATGATCCTTATAAAGAACTAAAAGCAGGAAAGGCAGTCGTGAAGGTAGTAGATGAATCTGGAAGACAGGTAACTCCGAATTTTAATCAACTTACAGAACTTAAACAAAAGGATATAAAAATGAAGAATAATCCTATTGAACTAATGGATGCTATTAAATACCCTTAA
- the gwsG gene encoding grasp-with-spasm system ATP-grasp peptide maturase — MILILSTSWDDDTNVVIEHLNNMGEPYIRLNDIDLFNGKTQMYYAVNSHGQLIIQNEFFGKIDVSVITTVWYRKWGNFDKYKEMFEEDLSLDMLQYLYSEYSGVLDVILFSLRNKKWVNHYIAVRDLSKITVLTKAKTAGLNIPFTVVTNQLENDSRLWITKSLNEGKAIHYKNKNFPIMTFEYNNPTDSFFPGLFQEQVIKEYELRVFHLKGKNYSMAIFSQNDPTTSVDFRNYNQEKPNRFTRYQIPKDLDRKVTKLMKALNLQTGSIDIIKGIDGEYYFLEVNPFGQFRMTSYRCNYNLHYEMALLLKKMNHEKNSSSGS; from the coding sequence ATGATTTTAATTTTATCTACTTCATGGGATGATGATACAAATGTTGTTATAGAACATCTAAACAATATGGGAGAGCCATATATACGCTTAAATGATATAGATCTGTTCAATGGAAAAACACAGATGTATTATGCTGTAAATTCTCACGGACAGTTAATCATTCAAAATGAATTCTTTGGGAAAATAGATGTTTCAGTGATAACAACTGTGTGGTATCGAAAATGGGGAAATTTTGATAAATATAAAGAAATGTTTGAAGAAGATCTTTCTTTAGACATGTTGCAATATTTATATTCAGAATATTCAGGTGTTTTAGATGTAATTCTTTTTTCCCTTAGAAATAAGAAATGGGTGAATCATTATATAGCAGTGAGAGATTTAAGTAAGATCACAGTGCTTACAAAAGCAAAAACAGCAGGTCTTAATATCCCTTTTACAGTTGTTACCAATCAACTTGAAAATGATAGTCGATTATGGATTACTAAATCTCTAAATGAAGGTAAAGCGATTCACTATAAAAATAAAAATTTCCCTATAATGACATTTGAATACAATAATCCTACAGATTCCTTTTTTCCGGGCTTATTTCAGGAACAGGTTATTAAAGAATATGAACTTAGGGTTTTTCATCTCAAAGGAAAAAATTATTCGATGGCAATATTTTCTCAAAATGATCCAACAACGTCTGTTGATTTCAGAAATTATAACCAAGAGAAGCCCAACCGATTTACTCGTTATCAGATACCTAAAGATCTCGACAGGAAAGTTACAAAACTGATGAAAGCATTAAATCTACAAACTGGATCAATAGATATTATAAAAGGAATAGATGGTGAATACTATTTTTTAGAGGTTAATCCTTTTGGCCAGTTTAGAATGACCTCTTACCGATGCAACTACAATCTACATTACGAAATGGCTTTATTATTAAAGAAAATGAATCATGAAAAAAACTCTTCTTCAGGAAGTTAA
- the serS gene encoding serine--tRNA ligase, with translation MLQVNFLRDNKERVLEGLKKRQFKNLELVDEAIAADDERKRIQFELDSQLSEINKISKEIGLLMKEGKKEEAESAKSKTAQYKESSSELKSQLEGKENDLLNILYQLPNIPNELVKSGASADDNEIIFQSHPVEGLGEGAIPHWELAKKYNLIDFELGVKIAGAGFPVYLGKGARLQRALVQYFLDKNVEKGYTEVNPPHVVNEASGFGTGQLPDKEGQMYYINEDKLYLIPTAEVPVTNLYRDVLLDEKDLPIKNTAFSQCYRREAGSYGAHVRGLNRLHQFEKVEIVRIEKPENSYAVLEEMVEHIKEILTDLELPFRVLRLCGGDTGFASAMTYDFEVWSAAQEMWLEVSSVSNFETFQANRLKCRYKGDGKSQLVHTLNGSAMALPRIMAALLENNQTPEGIKLPKKVAEYARFDVIN, from the coding sequence ATGTTACAAGTCAATTTTTTGCGCGACAACAAAGAACGCGTTTTAGAAGGTCTTAAGAAAAGACAATTCAAAAATCTTGAGTTGGTAGACGAGGCTATCGCTGCCGATGACGAAAGAAAAAGAATCCAGTTTGAACTAGATTCCCAGCTTTCCGAAATCAACAAAATTTCGAAAGAAATCGGTCTTTTGATGAAAGAAGGGAAAAAAGAAGAAGCGGAATCTGCAAAGTCTAAAACAGCACAATACAAAGAGTCGAGCTCAGAATTGAAATCCCAGTTAGAAGGTAAAGAAAACGATTTACTGAATATTCTGTATCAGCTTCCCAATATTCCAAACGAATTGGTAAAGAGTGGTGCTTCTGCTGATGATAACGAAATTATTTTTCAGTCTCATCCGGTAGAGGGTCTTGGTGAAGGAGCTATTCCTCATTGGGAACTGGCAAAAAAATACAACCTTATCGACTTTGAATTGGGAGTAAAAATTGCCGGAGCCGGTTTTCCTGTTTATTTAGGTAAAGGAGCAAGATTACAGAGAGCTCTGGTTCAGTATTTCTTAGATAAAAATGTGGAAAAAGGATACACAGAAGTGAATCCTCCTCACGTTGTGAATGAAGCCTCTGGTTTTGGAACCGGACAGCTTCCGGATAAAGAAGGACAGATGTATTATATCAATGAAGATAAATTATATTTGATCCCTACGGCAGAAGTTCCTGTAACGAACCTTTACCGCGATGTATTACTTGATGAGAAAGATCTTCCGATTAAGAATACGGCATTCTCTCAGTGTTACAGAAGAGAAGCGGGAAGCTATGGCGCCCATGTAAGAGGATTGAACCGTCTTCACCAGTTTGAAAAAGTAGAAATTGTAAGAATTGAAAAACCTGAAAATTCTTATGCTGTTTTGGAAGAAATGGTAGAGCATATCAAAGAAATTCTTACAGATCTTGAACTTCCGTTCAGAGTTTTAAGGCTTTGCGGTGGTGATACAGGTTTTGCATCTGCCATGACTTATGACTTTGAAGTTTGGAGTGCCGCTCAGGAAATGTGGCTGGAAGTAAGCTCAGTGTCTAACTTTGAAACATTCCAGGCCAACAGATTGAAATGCCGTTACAAAGGAGATGGTAAATCTCAGCTGGTTCACACCCTGAACGGATCCGCAATGGCATTACCAAGAATTATGGCTGCATTGCTGGAGAATAACCAGACACCGGAAGGAATCAAGCTTCCTAAGAAGGTTGCGGAATATGCAAGGTTTGATGTTATCAACTAA